Below is a genomic region from Pectobacterium polaris.
CGTGATTGAATCAGGCGCAGCAGCGCGAGTCCAGTCGTGCTTTTTCCTGAGCCGGATTCCCCCACCAGACCCAGACTTTCGCCGCGTCGCAAGGTGAAATTGATATTGCTCACTACCTGCTTTTCGTCAACGGTACGGCGCAAAAGGCCGCGTTTGATGGGAAACGAAACGTGCAGTTTTTCCACCCGTAAAAGAGGTTCACCGTCATCGGTTACCGGAAGCGGATCACCCGACGGTTCTGCATCCAGCAATTGGCGCGTGTAGGGATGCTGCGGTGCGCTGAAAAGCTGCTGACAGCTATTATGCTCCACGGCCTGACCGGCTTTCATTACCGACACGTTATCTGCCAACTGGCGGACAATATTCAGGTTATGGGTGATGAACAGTAAACTCATCCCCAGTTCCTGCTTCAACTCGTTCAGCAATTTCAATATTTGTGCCTGAACGGTCACGTCCAACGCCGTTGTCGGTTCATCGGCAATCAGTAAATCCGGCTGTGTCAGCAGCGCCATCGCAATCATGACACGCTGGCGCTCCCCGCCGGAAAGCTGGTGTGGGAAATCATTCAATCGGCTTTTAGCCTGCTGAATACCCACGCGATCCAGACAGGTGATGACTTCGCTGCGGGCTGCCTCGGTACGCATACCACGGTGGAGCGAAAGCACTTCAATCAGCTGTTTTTCGATACTTTGCAGGGGATTAAGCGACACCATCGGTTCCTGAAAGATCATCGCGATCCGATTGCCACGTATCTGACGCAGTGTTTTTTCATCAGCATGCAGCAGCGACTGCCCTGCGAAGCGGATATCCCCTTGCGGATAAACTACGGGCGGGGAGGGGAGCAAACGCAAAACCGACAGCGCGGTGACGCTTTTCCCCGAACCTGATTCACCGACCAGCGCCAGCGTCTCACCCGCGTTCACCGCCAGTGAAAGCTGGTCGACAACGCGCTGCTCTTGACCGCCTTTGCGGAAGGCAATGCTGAGATTATCTATCTGCAATAAAGGTGAACTGGACATATTAATGCGCCTTGCTGGGGTCAAAGGCGTCGCGCACCGCTTCGCCGATAAAAATGAGTAAGGAAAGCACGATGGAAAGCACCATAAACACGGTAATGCCCAGCCACGGTGCCTGAAGGTTATTTTTCCCTTCCAGCAATAAAGTGCCTAATGATGGCGAGCCCATCGGCAGACCAAAGCCGAGAAAATCCAGCGATGTCAGCGTGGTAATCGAGCCGCAAAGAATAAAGGGCAGATAGGTCAGCGTAGCGACCATCGCGTTTGGCAGCATGCAGCGGAACATAATAGCGCGGTCGCTGACGCCCATCGCCTGCGCGGCACGAATGTAGTCAAAGTTGCGGGTACGCAGAAATTCTGCCCGTACCACGCCAACCAGACTCATCCAGCCAAAAAGGACGGTAATACCCAATAGCCACCAGAAGTCCGGTTGAATCACGCTGGACAGTAGGATAATCAGAAACAGCGTCGGCATACCGGACCAGACTTCGATAAAGCGTTGACCCCATAGGTCGAGACGCCCGCCGTAATAGCCCTGTGTGGCACCGACGGCGATACCAATCACGCTGGACAGGATTGTGAGCGCCAGACCGAACAGCAGTGAGATACGGAAGCCATACAGCACCTGCGCAACCACATCTTTCCCCTGGCTATCCGTGCCCAACCAGTTCTGCCAGTTTGGTGCAGAGGGGAAGGATGCGGTAGTGGCATAGTTTATGGTGTCGTAACTGTAGTGAATCAGCGGCCAGATCGCCCAGCCGTGGCTGCTGATGCGTTCGGCGATATAAGGATCGCGGAAGTCAGCGGTGGTATCCAACTGTCCGCCGAACGTCCTCTCGCTGTGGTCAATGAGCACTGGCGTATAGAGCTGGCCGTCATACTTCACCAGCAGCGGTTTGTCGTTGGCGATCAGTTCGGAAAACAGGCTGACGATAAACAGCACCATGAAAATCCACAGCGACCAGTAACCGCGACGATTACTTTTAAAACGCGCCCAGCGCGCCTGATTAATCGGGCTTAAGCGGCTCATTGGCGTCCCTCAAAATCGATACGCGGATCCACCAGCGTATAGGTGATGTCACTGACGATATTCAGCAATAAGCCGATCAGCGTGAAGATGTACAGCGTACCGAACATGACGGGGTAGTCACGTTGCAGCGTGGCGTCATAGCCCAACAGACCTAGCCCGTTGAGCGAGAACATCACCTCAATCAGCAGCGAGCCGGTGAAAAACATACTGATAAACGTGGCGGGGAAGCCGGCAATCACCAGCAGCATGGCATTACGGAACACGTGGCGGTAGAGAATGCTCTTTTCATCCAGCCCTTTAGCGCGCGCGGTAACAACGTACTGCTTGCGAATCTCATCCATAAAGGAGTTCTTGGTGAGCATCGTTAGCGTGGCGAACCCGCCAATCACGGAAGCCAGAACCGGTAGCGCGATATGCCACAAATAGTCGGTAATCTTGCTGTACCACGGCAGGGTATCAAAATTGCTGGAAACCAGCCCTCGAAGCGGGAACCAGTCTAGGTAACTGCCGCCCGCGAATAGCACAATCAAAATGATCGCAAACAAAAACGCCGGAATGGCATAGCCGATAATGATTAACGTGCTGCTCCAGGTATCGAACGGTGTGCCGTTCTTCACGGCTTTTTTGATGCCAAGTGGAATGGAAATCAGGTAGACGATCAGCGTACTCCACAGCCCCAGCGTAATCGAAACCGGCATGCTCTCCTTAATGAGCTGCATCACCGAAGAACCACGGAACAGGCTGTCACCGAAGTCAAAGCGCACGTAATCCCACAGCAGCTTAAAATAACGTTCATGAATCGGCTTATCGAAGCCGTAGCGTTTGGTTATTTCTTCGATGACTTCCGGGTCGAGGCCGCGTGAACCGCGGTAAGCGTTCTCGATATTCGGTGCGCCGCTGGTGCCCGTCCGAGCCATACCGGCATCCATTCCGTTACTGGCGGTATAACCGCTGCCGTGCCCCATTTCAATTGCTGCGATGGCCTGATCCACCGGGCCGCCGGGGGCAATTTGTACAATGAAGAAATTAATCGTGATGATTGCCCACAGGGTTGGAATAACCAGCAAGAGGCGG
It encodes:
- the yejF gene encoding microcin C ABC transporter ATP-binding protein YejF, with the protein product MSSSPLLQIDNLSIAFRKGGQEQRVVDQLSLAVNAGETLALVGESGSGKSVTALSVLRLLPSPPVVYPQGDIRFAGQSLLHADEKTLRQIRGNRIAMIFQEPMVSLNPLQSIEKQLIEVLSLHRGMRTEAARSEVITCLDRVGIQQAKSRLNDFPHQLSGGERQRVMIAMALLTQPDLLIADEPTTALDVTVQAQILKLLNELKQELGMSLLFITHNLNIVRQLADNVSVMKAGQAVEHNSCQQLFSAPQHPYTRQLLDAEPSGDPLPVTDDGEPLLRVEKLHVSFPIKRGLLRRTVDEKQVVSNINFTLRRGESLGLVGESGSGKSTTGLALLRLIQSRGDIWFDGQSLQGLTRKQMLPFRHRIQVVFQDPNSALNPRLNVEQIIAEGLTVHHKLSKEALDQRVVEAMQEVGLDPTTRYRYPSEFSGGQRQRIAIARALILQPELLILDEPTSSLDRTVQAQILALLKSLQEKHKIAYLFISHDLQVIRSLCHQVIVLRQGEVVEQGECKQVFAHPAEHYTRELLQFSSYSAETQSA
- a CDS encoding ABC transporter permease, which codes for MSRLSPINQARWARFKSNRRGYWSLWIFMVLFIVSLFSELIANDKPLLVKYDGQLYTPVLIDHSERTFGGQLDTTADFRDPYIAERISSHGWAIWPLIHYSYDTINYATTASFPSAPNWQNWLGTDSQGKDVVAQVLYGFRISLLFGLALTILSSVIGIAVGATQGYYGGRLDLWGQRFIEVWSGMPTLFLIILLSSVIQPDFWWLLGITVLFGWMSLVGVVRAEFLRTRNFDYIRAAQAMGVSDRAIMFRCMLPNAMVATLTYLPFILCGSITTLTSLDFLGFGLPMGSPSLGTLLLEGKNNLQAPWLGITVFMVLSIVLSLLIFIGEAVRDAFDPSKAH
- a CDS encoding microcin C ABC transporter permease YejB, whose amino-acid sequence is MGTYLLRRLLLVIPTLWAIITINFFIVQIAPGGPVDQAIAAIEMGHGSGYTASNGMDAGMARTGTSGAPNIENAYRGSRGLDPEVIEEITKRYGFDKPIHERYFKLLWDYVRFDFGDSLFRGSSVMQLIKESMPVSITLGLWSTLIVYLISIPLGIKKAVKNGTPFDTWSSTLIIIGYAIPAFLFAIILIVLFAGGSYLDWFPLRGLVSSNFDTLPWYSKITDYLWHIALPVLASVIGGFATLTMLTKNSFMDEIRKQYVVTARAKGLDEKSILYRHVFRNAMLLVIAGFPATFISMFFTGSLLIEVMFSLNGLGLLGYDATLQRDYPVMFGTLYIFTLIGLLLNIVSDITYTLVDPRIDFEGRQ